The sequence AAAACGACACCGGCTCCATCACCCTGTCGATCCCATTCGAGCATCCGGTGGCGCAGTGGATGAACGACGACATCGGCCGCATCAAGCGTGGTGAGGGCGAGTTCTTCCACATCGATGTGGAACACAACGGTATCCGTGTCACGGGCCGCTATGACGAGAAGACGGTGAAGAAGGATGGGATGGGGCAGCGGATGCTGCACGTCACATTCCTCACCGACTACGAAAACCTGAAGTGGATCGACGTCTGGTCGAATCCGTTCCTGCCCGCCATCTTCCAGTTCCCCCGCATCTTCCTGTTGGCCGGACCCTCCATCTGGGTGCTGAAAACAGCGCTCCTGCTGCAGCTGTGGCGCATCAACTCGAGTATCTGGCAAATCCCAGACGACCCCATGAACCCCTCCACCTGGTTGGACGGGTTGGACATGTCGAACTGGGACATCGTCATCAAACCCACCACCTTCCTCCAAGACATGGCCGCCGGCACAACGTGGTCGCTGTTCATGTCCAGGTGGGGGAAGTGGCATGACCGGGCAGAGATGATCCTGAAGGACGCCGAACTGTCCGTGGTCACCCGCCGCTACCGCAAAGGCGACCCCGAACCATGGCCAGGAGCTTTCCTCACCGGAATCAAGGACGGAGCCTTGGTCGTCGACATCGTCGACAAATCCGGCCACATGGAAGGCGCAGCCAACGGCGGCACCATCTTCGACGGCTTCACCCGCACCATCCGCCAACTGATCGGCGACTTCATCGAAGACGCCGAAACCGAGCTGACGGGGGCACCCACCTGGCCGTCAAAGTTCTACCAAGACATGTTCGGCACCCCCAAAGGCTTCCCGTTCGTCCACTTCCCCGCAGACTCCGGCATCGAAACCGAATTCACCACAACACCATCCAAGGGCGTCATCATCAACGCCGGCGGACAATCAGCCCCCGGAGTGAACGAACTCATCAGCGCTGGCATCCAGACGGTCGGCGACCTCGTCACATCCAACCTGAATATCGGCGGCTACGGAATTGGCGCGCAAGGTGGCGCCATCGATGCGGTGTTGAAGCCGTTTTATACGGACACGGTGTTGGCGTGGATTTCGGTGAAGTTGCCTCATCGGATTGCGCAGTCCGGGTCGTCGCATTACAAGGAGTATCACCTTGACCTGCCGGGGAAGGCGTACACGCTGTCGTCGGTGATGGCGATTCGTGCGGGGATTGTGGCGACGGCGCGGAAGAAGAACGCCAAGGTGAAGGTGACGGCGTTGACTCCGTATGTGGTGGGTTGGCCTGGGTATGGCCACCTCTACAAGGGTGATCGTGGTTCGTTTGAGGTGGCTGGTGATACGCGCCGTGAGATTCATGTTGAGCGGGTGATGTCGGCGAAGTGGAGTGGTCGGCGGATCATTTTGCGCAGTGGGAACTCGAGTTTGGTCCGCGTGAGCGATGGACCGATGACTGCGTCGATCGCATCGTTTGGAGTGCGTGACGATGCTCGAGTGTTCGGCGAGCTCGACGCAGCAGTCGCCAAACCAGCAATCTCACGCATCAAACGAGTCATCGGGTCCTCATCCTCACGCGGACCAAACTCGAGTTCCCACTGCGCAAAATGATCCGCCGACCACTCCAACTTCGCCGACATCACCCGCTCAACATGAATCTCACGGCGCGTATCACCAGCCACCTCAAACGAACCACGATCACCCTTGTAGAGGTGGCCATACCCAGGCCAACCCACCACATACGGAGTCAACGCCGTCACCTTCACCTTGGCGTTCTTCTTCCGCGCCGTCGCCACAATCCCCGCACGAATCGCCATCACCGACGACAGCGTGTACGCCTTCCCCGGCAGGTCAAGGTGATACTCCTTGTAATGCGACGACCCGGACTGCGCAATCCGATGAGGCAACTTCACCGAAATCCACGCCAACACCGTGTCCGTATAAAACGGCTTCAACACCGCATCGATGGCGCCACCTTGCGCGCCAATTCCGTAGCCGCCGATATTCAGGTTGGATGTGACGAGGTCGCCGACCGTCTGGATGCCAGCGCTGATGAGTTCGTTCACTCCGGGGGCTGATTGTCCGCCGGCGTTGATGATGACGCCCTTGGATGGTGTTGTGGTGAATTCGGTTTCGATGCCGGAGTCTGCGGGGAAGTGGACGAACGGGAAGCCTTTGGGGGTGCCGAACATGTCTTGGTAGAACTTTGACGGCCAGGTGGGTGCCCCCGTCAGCTCGGTTTCGGCGTCTTCGATGAAGTCGCCGATCAGTTGGCGGATGGTGCGGGTGAAGCCGTCGAAGATGGTGCCGCCGTTGGCTGCGCCTTCCATGTGGCCGGATTTGTCGACGATGTCGACGACCAAGGCTCCGTCCTTGATTCCGGTGAGGAAAGCTCCTGGCCATGGTTCGGGGTCGCCTTTGCGGTAGCGGCGGGTGACCACGGACAGTTCGGCGTCCTTCAGGATCATCTCTGCCCGGTCATGCCACTTCCCCCACCTGGACATGAACAGCGACCACGTTGTGCCGGCGGCCATGTCTTGGAGGAAGGTGGTGGGTTTGATGACGATGTCCCAGTTCGACATGTCCAACCCGTCCAACCAGGTGGAGGGGTTCATGGGGTCGTCTGGGATTTGCCAGATACTCGAGTTGATGCGCCACAGCTGCAGCAGGAGCGCTGTTTTCAGCACCCAGATGGAGGGTCCGGCCAACAGGAAGATGCGGGGGAACTGGAAGATGGCGGGCAGGAACGGATTCGACCAGACGTCGATCCACTTCAGGTTTTCGTAGTCGGTGAGGAATGTGACGTGCAGCATCCGCTGCCCCATCCCATCCTTCTTCACCGTCTTCTCGTCATAGCGGCCCGTGACACGGATACCGTTGTGTTCCACATCGATGTGGAAGAACTCGCCCTCACCACGCTTGATGCGGCCGATGTCGTCGTTCATCCACTGCGCCACCGGATGCTCGAATGGGATCGACAGGGTGATGGAGCCGGTGTCGTTTTCCTTGTCCTCCACCGCCAGGTCAGCAACCTCCAATAGGAGGTGCTGTAGCCGTTGGTGGCCGTCGAAAATGAACACCCCCGGCTGGGTGCGTTGCATCTTCGCCAGACGGCGTTCCTCCGCCGCCGTAACCTCCCAGATCGCTTCACACTTCTCCTGAAGCGTCAGGGTGTCGTAGTCGATTACAGGTGCAGTCATGACAGTCCCGGCATCTCAAGTCCGACAGGGCGAGTCCACAGACGCGGCTGATGCAGCTCAGCCCGGGCACCACCCGCAGGGGCGTTGGTGTAGGAGATCGGCAACAAGGTGGGCGGCGTGTATGGGGGGATGTCGTGAATGATCCACTGCCCGTTCATCCGCCCGAGGAAGTTGGAGCCGGTGAACGTCATCGCATGCAGCTTGCGGCGTTCCCGGGTGATCCGCACACCCTGATCGCTCGATGTGATCTCGGGTAGGGCGACCGTCCGCGCCGCGTACGGACCTGACGGGGCGCGCTGCCCCCGCTTGCCACGCCACGACGGATCAGGCAACGTCCACTTCCCGCGCGTCAACACCCACGTCTGCCGCAACGGAGTGTCCGTCGGATTCGACACCAGAATCGTCCCCGACCCCGACGTCCCCGAACCCTCAAACACCGTCACCTCTTTGCCGGAATCCCACAACGGCATCGGCGCCCGCAACTCATACGTGATGTCATAAAACTGCTGCGTGTACGGGTCACGCTGGGTCTTCAACTCGGGAGCTTCCCGAAGCTGCATCGTCAAACGACGCTCACCCGACAGATCCGACCCCACCTCAACCTGAGTGTGCTGAAAGTTGGCATCCCACTCATCCGGCTGGGCTGCGAAATCCATACGGAAATCAGACTCAAGACGCCCGATCTCCGTCTCATCCGACAACGCATCCGACACATAGAAACCGAGGGTCATGTCGCGGGGCAGATACCGCACCCCACCGAACACGACACCCATCTCCGTGTCCTCCACCCACTGCGTTTCCACGGGAGAATCGATGAGACCTTCCACCCCACCCTCACTGAGGGTGAGGCCGGCATGCCGTTCGATGCCGTGGACAGGCCACCGCATCCCCGACGTACCGATAAGGGTGATCTGCATCCCCATCTAGCGGCCTCCGCTCATAGCCTTGTGCCGTGCCCGCTGCTGGCGGCGTTCCCGCTCGTAGTAGGCGCGTTCGTCTCGCAGGGTGACGTTCGTTGTCCCGCCGTCCATTGCGGAGATCACGGAGATGAGTTGGTCCAGCTTCTCAACGAGGACAGCCGGGGCCGCCCCGCCACGGTCGAGTGAGGCTTTCAGATCCCGCGGATCGAACGGCAGCGCAGTTTCCTTGTGCCCCAGCCCGTTGAGCATGATGTTCGCACCCTCGTGGATGACACCACCCCGCTCGTACCAGCCGGCGTTGACGTGGTGATCCTTCGCCTTCAGCGGGTCGCCGTAACGGTCACCCACATATCGGTCATAGGCTTCGCCCTGCACCCGCGGATCGGGTGACGAATCCGGCAGATACTGGTCCTTCGTCGATCCCAAGAACTGGGGCAGACCGAACGCCCCCGACGACGGATTTGTGGCGGTCGGATTCCAGCTGGACTCTTTGTTGATGATCCAGTCGGTGGCCTCCCACGGAGGACCCTGACGCCACGCCTCACGCAAACCGGACCGGAACGCGTCCTTGATCGCATTCCCCGTCGGCGCACCACCAGCAGCCGTGCCGCCGAGGTCTTCGCCAGGACGAGGCTTCACCGTCCCCGGATCAGTCACACCCGGGCGGGCACCCACCGACGGAGCCGACTGGGCAGAACGCTCAAACTCCTGCTTCTTCGCCAACTCCGCCGACTCATAGCGGGCCTTCATCCCCGCCATATCCGAGTCGTACTGGGCCTTCAACTCATCCGAACGTCGCTTGTTCAGATCCTTGTCGAGCTTCTGCGCCTGCAGAGCCTTCTTATCGGCCTCGTACCGTTCCTTACGGGCAGCCTTCTCCTGGTCGTACTGCTGCTTCCGTGCGAGCTTCTCGTCCTCGTACTTCTGCTTCAACCCCAGAGCAGCCGACGGATCAGACCCCGCCTCACCCGGCTTCGGTGTCTTGCCCGTCGCAGAGTCATACTTCGACTTGGCCTCCGCCACACGGGAGTCGTACTCCTGCTTCTTCGCCAGCTCGTCGTTCTCAAACTTGTGCTTGAGATCGTTCAGCTGACGTTCGTAGGTGGCGCGATCGATCTTCTTGAGCGTGAACTGGTTCTCGAGATCTTGCTTCTTGCGGTCGTAGTCCTGCTTCCGAGTCAGCTTCGCGTTCTCATAGTCGGACTTGAGGGAGTCCTTCGCCGCGTCATACTCGGCCTTCGCCCGCTCACGCTCCTCCGGCGACACCTTCGTCCCCGAACCCGATTGCTGCTGCGAGTTCTCGTATTCAGCGAGGGCGCCCAGGATGCCGGGGGTGTCGTTGATGGAGAACACCTTGAGCATGTCCGCGATCTGCTCGGACACGAACGTGTTCGCCACGGCACCGAGGCGGCCCGAAATGCTCTTATCCCCAGTGCTACTGCCCGAGGTGCCTGAACCGCCTGTGGCGTCGTATCCGCCCGGGCCGGTCTGCACCCACGTCCCATCCGGACGCTGCACCCAACCACCCGAATCAGAACCCGGATCAGTCCACGACGGATCAACCTTGATGAACGCATGCTCAGAAAACTGCGGATCATCAGCCCCACAGAGCCGCCCAGCATGCCGCCACCGTTCTGGCCGCCCATCTCAACGTTCGTCCCATCCGGGAGAGTGCCGGCAGTATGCCCACCCCCGGCGCCGCCGTTGTACCAGCCGAACCGCATATCCCCAGACGACCCGCGACCCAACTGGCCACCCATCTGCTGAATCTGCGCACCCATCGTGGCAGTGGTGAAACGCCCACCGAACGGGTCCAAACCGGCAGCCTTACGGGCGAACGCACTCATGGCACCAGAGCAGTCGCCCCAGTTCACGCCACCCCACACATACGGGGAGCCCGTCAGCGGGCCGGACGCACCCTCACCCTCAGCGAGGCGACGCAGAATGCCGCCGTCAGCGAACCGGCGAACACCATCAACGCCAGCAGCCTGCGCCAAACGCTTGACACCACCACCAGCGATAGCACCCAGCAACCCCGAAAGGCTGTTCGGCACATTCCCATCCGGAATGAGCTGGTAACCAAACATGTCCGCGACTGTCGCGAGAATGCTCGTCGACCTGGACCGCTTCCCCGGGGCCAGAGGAATGAACGCCTCACCACCAGTCTCAGGTTCAGCCCACTGCACCAGAGTGTTCGGGCGCGCCTTCTCGATGACCGCCTGGTTCGGCAACTTCCCATTCGCATACTGCTCGAGATCCCGAATACCGCCCTGTGCGTAGCGGCGAACCGAGCCGTCAGCATTGTTCGCCAGACCGGGACCGCGCCACACCTGGCCACTCGGGTAGTGTCGCCGAGGTTGAGACCACGAGTCTGCACATTGATGTATGCCTGACGCTCCCGGGCGGCCCGATCTAGCTCAGTGTTGATGAGACCGAGCTTCTGCATAATCGCAGCGATCTCCATATCCACCTTGGGATTCGCGGTGGTCTGCGAGAGGGTATTCAGCTGCTCCATCGACACGGCTTTGCCCTGCAGCAACTGGTCAATAACTAGCCCAGCAGCCGGCGACACAGCGGTACGATCCAGCCCTTCAAGCGCTCCCCGGGCCTCACTATTTCGCAGATCGAACATAGCCTTGTCGAGGTCGACCTTCGGGTTCGCCCGCAGCGCATTCAGCACGGCGATGTTCTGCGTAACCATCAGAATCTTCGCCCGAGCATCCGCATCATCCGCAGTGATCTTCACCTGATTGGTGTTCGGAATCCGCTCAACCGTCGCACCCAGCCGCTCCAGCAGACCCTGCGTCTCCTTGGTAACCGCCGAACTGTCGATCGTCATCGTCTTCTGGGTCGGCATGTCATTCCACTTGGCGGAGATCGCCGCCAATTGCTGGACCGCCTCAGGGGCACCCTTCAGGGCCACCGTCACTTCGACGTCATCAAGACCGAGTTTGTCTGCAGCGGCACGGATCTGCTCACCAGTCAGGCCATACTGCCGCGCCAACTGGGCGAGAGCCTCCTGGTTCTGACGATTCCGCTCCGTCATATCAGCACCCGACGCGGCAGCATCAGTTGTGGCGTCCACAATGTCCACCAGCGATTGCCGGAGCGCAGCACCATTCTTCGTTGCCGTGTCGATGCCCAGCTTCTGACTCAGGAGCGCCGCACCGAACCCCTCAGACTGGTTGATAGCCTCCTTGGTCGAGTCAGCAACCTGACGCATCACGTCGTTGTGACGGGCAATCGCCTCACCCTCAGTGCGGGCGGGGTTCAACGCATCGAGCGCCGACTTCAGCGCCCGTGTCTTCTCCGCCGCGGTCGACGTCTTGTCGCCCAGGACGCGCATTGCCTCGCCGAGTTCGGAGACGCCAGGCGCCACGCGCCCAGCCGCCTCGCGCTGGCGCATGAACTCATCACGGATCTTCGAGAGCTGGCCCGCCGCCATGATGCCGCCCTCGCCAGTGGCGGCAAGTCGGTCACCAAGCAGCTTCCACTGTCCGTCGGAGCCGTACAGAGAGCGGGCGACTTCTTCGTTGGACATCCCGAGATCGCGGATCGCCTTTTCAGCCGCCATGGCTCGCTCGGCGTTCTCATTCAGCACTTCGTTCGAGCCGGATGCCATCTTGAAGAGGCCGC comes from Gordonia westfalica and encodes:
- a CDS encoding tape measure protein, giving the protein MSTALGTALGIGVSKAAGAASKVLQDALSAGYNRITTLEKADIQFRNMGLSAGDTKRQLADLNDIVTGTSTSLADAAAAAAMLGGAGVAAGDDMNNAVKALVNISAASGASAQDIGLVMMQIKASGKLMGSEALQLAQRGVPIYDLIAKSIGKTTAEVRTLGEEGKISFDQVVTAINQGTGNLAKEMGETLPAKLANFRTAMGRLSAAGMEPFLLRAKGGVVGLTEAVNDLTPKMKDFALAADAKIFDQWVPQLKGLYATLEGSGALDRAAETFTALWDSLMELGPAARTIGAALAEASASLGVGGWQVFLATVQTASGILQGLAPVLQTVGDLMEAHPGYVTAALAAWLAFRTVPAILGRVTTALGPMHTGISRVGTAFGGVRPAIGNFTDAYRTSLGYIRQANPQLSTAGAHIRVLGANAGMAASGGLSALRGAAGGLSAALGGPLNIALMAGAAYLMMGAQAHADATQKAKAQSQAVKELAESQRLMGAAFRESRGAMNDDTWAKAAEQVGAYQKTLSTAADQHKSTWEQLKEVGGLFKMASGSNEVLNENAERAMAAEKAIRDLGMSNEEVARSLYGSDGQWKLLGDRLAATGEGGIMAAGQLSKIRDEFMRQREAAGRVAPGVSELGEAMRVLGDKTSTAAEKTRALKSALDALNPARTEGEAIARHNDVMRQVADSTKEAINQSEGFGAALLSQKLGIDTATKNGAALRQSLVDIVDATTDAAASGADMTERNRQNQEALAQLARQYGLTGEQIRAAADKLGLDDVEVTVALKGAPEAVQQLAAISAKWNDMPTQKTMTIDSSAVTKETQGLLERLGATVERIPNTNQVKITADDADARAKILMVTQNIAVLNALRANPKVDLDKAMFDLRNSEARGALEGLDRTAVSPAAGLVIDQLLQGKAVSMEQLNTLSQTTANPKVDMEIAAIMQKLGLINTELDRAARERQAYINVQTRGLNLGDTTRVARCGAVPVWRTMLTARFAATHRAVFGISSSMRMGSCRTRRSSRRRARTLWCSGLNLRLVVRRSFLWPRGSGPGRRAFSRQSRTCLVTSSFRMGMCRTAFRGCWVLSLVVVSSVWRRLLALMVFAGSLTAAFCVASLRVRVRPAR